One window of Candidatus Leptovillus gracilis genomic DNA carries:
- the mutL gene encoding DNA mismatch repair endonuclease MutL has translation MKIHVLSEQLASQIAAGEVVERPSSVVKELVENSLDAGARTINISVQEGDRQSIQVADDGEGISAQEIETAFMRHATSKLQSAEDLNAIHTLGFRGEALAAISAVSQVTVVSRAQGEAAGSRLTLAGAIVTGRDTVGAPQGTVIAVENLFYNLPARLKFLKSITTEKRLIDEFVSRYALAYPDTRFRLTHNGRITFQTNGSGSVLDVLVAVYGPETARQLLPILQPAPEEAAADSSPHRIPISVSGYVGPPSLHWANRNQITLFLNGRLIKDTSLTYAVIQAYHTLLPTGRYPLGILFISVPPTEVDVNVHPTKTEVRFHHSSAVFGAVQKAVRRTLIDTTPLRGLEVWSPPGGTAVSGWSAASPGWSGDLDDQAFTHRDEIAPAGRPQAEMAFDWTPPSLRSDVEGETAVPPPEPSAQATLAGDKLPIMRVVGQVGAAYIITEGPDGVFLIDQHAAHERILYEQFMAAWEQNKVASQGLVTGTAVYLSPPQATLLADNLEVMAGLGFQIEPFGPNAFMVRAIPALLAKMDPAQAVTAVVEDLERGDAPLQGKIESKIILRVCKTAAVKAGQTLSRAEMEAMVWQLEACQNPHTCPHGRPTLIYLSVGQLARQFGRM, from the coding sequence ATGAAAATCCATGTTTTGTCAGAGCAGTTGGCGTCGCAGATTGCGGCGGGGGAAGTGGTGGAACGGCCGTCTTCTGTCGTCAAGGAATTGGTGGAAAACAGCCTGGACGCCGGGGCGCGCACCATCAACATCAGTGTACAAGAAGGCGACCGCCAGAGCATCCAGGTGGCCGACGATGGCGAGGGTATCTCTGCCCAAGAGATCGAAACCGCTTTCATGCGCCACGCCACTTCCAAACTACAATCGGCCGAAGACCTGAACGCTATTCACACCCTCGGCTTTCGTGGCGAGGCGCTGGCGGCTATCAGCGCTGTTAGTCAGGTGACGGTGGTCTCGCGGGCGCAAGGCGAAGCGGCCGGCTCTCGCCTGACGTTGGCCGGGGCCATTGTGACCGGCCGCGATACGGTCGGCGCGCCCCAGGGCACGGTCATCGCTGTGGAGAATCTTTTTTACAACCTGCCCGCCCGCCTGAAATTTCTCAAATCCATCACCACGGAAAAGCGGCTGATTGACGAATTTGTCAGCCGCTACGCCCTGGCTTACCCAGATACGCGCTTTCGGCTGACTCATAACGGCCGTATCACCTTCCAAACCAATGGCAGCGGCAGTGTGCTGGATGTGCTGGTGGCCGTCTATGGCCCGGAAACGGCCCGCCAACTGCTGCCCATCCTTCAACCCGCGCCTGAAGAGGCGGCCGCCGACAGCAGCCCGCACCGCATCCCCATCAGCGTATCCGGCTATGTGGGGCCGCCCAGCCTGCATTGGGCCAATCGCAACCAGATTACGCTGTTTTTGAACGGCCGTCTGATCAAAGACACCAGCCTTACTTATGCCGTCATCCAGGCATACCACACCCTGCTGCCTACCGGGCGCTATCCGTTGGGCATCTTGTTCATCAGCGTGCCGCCCACCGAAGTGGACGTGAACGTGCATCCGACCAAGACCGAGGTGCGCTTTCACCACAGCAGCGCCGTCTTTGGCGCGGTGCAAAAGGCGGTGCGCCGCACTCTCATAGACACCACGCCCCTACGCGGCCTGGAGGTCTGGTCGCCGCCGGGCGGCACGGCCGTATCCGGCTGGTCGGCCGCTTCACCCGGCTGGTCCGGCGACCTGGACGACCAGGCCTTTACCCACCGCGACGAAATCGCGCCTGCCGGCCGGCCACAGGCGGAGATGGCTTTTGATTGGACGCCCCCATCCCTGCGATCCGATGTGGAAGGGGAAACGGCCGTTCCCCCGCCCGAACCATCAGCCCAGGCCACTCTGGCCGGCGATAAACTGCCCATCATGCGCGTGGTGGGGCAGGTGGGCGCCGCCTACATCATCACCGAAGGGCCAGATGGCGTCTTTCTGATTGATCAGCACGCCGCCCATGAGCGCATTCTCTACGAACAGTTTATGGCCGCCTGGGAGCAAAACAAGGTAGCATCGCAGGGGTTGGTGACGGGTACGGCCGTCTACTTGTCCCCACCGCAAGCCACCTTATTGGCCGACAACCTGGAGGTGATGGCCGGGCTTGGTTTTCAGATTGAGCCGTTTGGCCCCAATGCCTTCATGGTGCGGGCCATCCCGGCCCTGTTAGCCAAAATGGACCCGGCGCAAGCGGTGACGGCCGTGGTGGAAGATTTGGAGCGGGGCGATGCGCCGCTGCAAGGCAAAATCGAGAGCAAAATCATCTTGCGCGTGTGCAAGACGGCGGCCGTGAAGGCCGGCCAAACCCTGTCCAGGGCGGAAATGGAGGCGATGGTCTGGCAGTTAGAAGCGTGCCAAAACCCCCACACCTGTCCACACGGCCGTCCCACCCTCATTTACCTGTCTGTGGGCCAATTAGCGCGACAGTTTGGCCGGATGTGA
- a CDS encoding alpha/beta fold hydrolase has protein sequence MPFQPPYEVPIERQAYTFHALPREGWGSIGCLMLHGFMGSPASSRDMGEYLAQNGVTVHCPLLPGHGNLPYQIHNLSRQDWIDEAEEGLETISKYCDQVFLIGHSMGAVLSAHLAQKTKDICGLILLAPLYDVPDWRIKMASFGRYFMPWFYPLKKKDVDRDIFIGRVLDFNPNLDPTDPALADFFVEASRLPMDGIDEMRKMANLGRKLWPRIYQPVIIFQGGHDPAVNSGNTEKLFQKIGAADKEMKFFPQVGHELMRPVEPIHQRVWQKILEFIEDHSEFGQKAPTPLNAPSLLVTKKEDGRMR, from the coding sequence ATGCCTTTTCAACCACCCTATGAAGTACCTATTGAGCGACAAGCGTACACGTTTCATGCCCTGCCGCGTGAAGGCTGGGGCAGTATTGGCTGCCTGATGCTGCACGGCTTCATGGGCAGCCCGGCCAGTTCGCGGGACATGGGTGAATATCTGGCGCAAAACGGCGTCACTGTTCACTGCCCGCTTTTGCCCGGTCATGGCAACCTGCCTTACCAGATTCACAACCTTTCCCGGCAAGATTGGATTGACGAGGCTGAAGAAGGCTTAGAAACCATCAGCAAATATTGTGACCAGGTCTTTTTGATCGGGCATTCAATGGGCGCGGTGCTGTCGGCCCATCTGGCGCAAAAAACGAAGGACATCTGTGGCCTTATCTTACTGGCGCCGCTGTACGATGTACCCGATTGGCGCATCAAGATGGCCTCTTTCGGCCGTTATTTCATGCCCTGGTTTTACCCGTTGAAGAAAAAAGATGTGGATCGCGATATTTTTATAGGGCGCGTGTTGGATTTTAACCCCAACTTGGACCCCACCGACCCGGCGTTGGCTGACTTTTTTGTCGAGGCTTCGCGGCTGCCTATGGATGGCATTGACGAAATGCGCAAGATGGCGAATCTGGGGCGCAAGCTGTGGCCGCGCATCTACCAGCCGGTGATTATCTTCCAGGGTGGCCACGATCCGGCGGTGAATTCGGGCAACACCGAAAAATTATTCCAAAAAATTGGCGCGGCCGACAAAGAAATGAAATTTTTCCCCCAGGTGGGGCACGAGCTGATGCGGCCGGTGGAGCCGATTCACCAGAGGGTGTGGCAGAAAATCCTGGAGTTTATTGAGGACCATTCTGAGTTTGGGCAGAAAGCGCCGACGCCGCTCAATGCGCCTTCGCTGCTGGTGACAAAAAAAGAAGACGGCCGTATGCGGTAA
- a CDS encoding BMP family ABC transporter substrate-binding protein — translation MKKTTLLFIALFLALALVACGGGGTEPAAAPTEAAAQTAPETPAEAAAETDCASEALFCVGLVTDVGEIDDKSFNQSAWEGVQRAANELGAKVEYIETGDAKDYVANIDLFAKNGYDVIVTVGFALGEATAEAAAQYPNVKFIGVDQFQGEAVANVAGLIFPEDKAGFQAGALAAMLNQSGTIAAVLGTDLVPPVVAFKEGYEGGARYINPDINIISTFHPGGLDVAFTDPEWGATTARQAVDQGADVVFGAGGKTGNGALIEVAGVQGAFCIGVDSDQWETVPEAHACLVSSAMKLITPGVFDLIKLAQDGAFPGGNFVGDTGLAPFHDFDSQISQEIKDKLAEIEAGLGDGSISTGYAP, via the coding sequence ATGAAAAAAACGACCTTGCTTTTTATTGCCCTGTTCCTGGCCCTGGCGTTGGTAGCCTGTGGCGGTGGTGGCACAGAACCGGCCGCCGCCCCCACTGAGGCCGCCGCCCAAACGGCCCCGGAAACGCCGGCCGAAGCCGCCGCCGAAACAGACTGCGCCAGCGAAGCGCTCTTCTGCGTCGGGTTGGTGACAGACGTTGGCGAAATTGACGACAAATCGTTCAACCAGTCAGCCTGGGAAGGCGTCCAACGGGCTGCCAATGAATTAGGCGCAAAAGTGGAGTACATCGAAACCGGTGACGCCAAAGATTACGTCGCCAACATTGACCTCTTCGCCAAAAATGGCTACGACGTCATCGTCACCGTTGGTTTTGCCCTGGGCGAAGCAACGGCCGAAGCCGCCGCGCAATACCCCAATGTCAAGTTCATCGGCGTAGACCAATTCCAGGGTGAAGCGGTGGCCAACGTGGCCGGCCTCATCTTCCCCGAAGATAAAGCCGGGTTCCAGGCTGGCGCTCTGGCCGCCATGTTGAACCAGAGCGGCACGATTGCGGCCGTTCTGGGCACGGACCTGGTTCCGCCAGTTGTCGCCTTCAAAGAAGGTTACGAAGGTGGCGCGCGCTACATCAACCCAGACATCAATATCATCTCCACCTTCCACCCCGGTGGCCTGGACGTAGCCTTCACCGACCCTGAATGGGGCGCTACCACGGCCAGACAAGCCGTTGACCAGGGCGCGGATGTCGTCTTTGGCGCCGGTGGCAAGACCGGCAACGGCGCGCTCATTGAAGTCGCCGGTGTTCAAGGCGCTTTCTGCATTGGCGTAGACAGCGACCAGTGGGAAACCGTTCCCGAAGCGCACGCTTGCCTGGTCTCCAGCGCCATGAAGCTGATCACCCCCGGCGTTTTTGATCTGATCAAACTGGCGCAAGATGGCGCTTTCCCAGGCGGCAATTTTGTTGGCGATACGGGTCTGGCCCCCTTCCACGATTTTGACAGCCAGATTTCGCAAGAAATCAAAGACAAACTGGCGGAGATTGAAGCCGGTCTGGGCGACGGTTCTATTTCTACCGGCTATGCGCCTTAA
- a CDS encoding ABC transporter permease yields the protein MATEQTSDSSGGVVGRLQRLWRAASVPLFSVFLAALIGAILLWLSGSNPLTAYTALLQGALGSASGLTRTLEKATPLVFSGLAVAFAFKAGLFNIGGQGQLLIGGIVAGYLGFAIEGLPFIIHMPLALLGGALAGALWAAVAGALKAYTGAHEVITTIMLNYVAINLTDFLANGPWKAEGIIARTPRVLETAVIPKWGFVPVGFLIAVLMAVLTHYLLFKTTWGYAIRTTGLNADAAKYAGIKVGRIIVLTMSFSGLLAGMGGSVETLGVIGRYQPGFNVGLGFDGITIALLAKTNPLGVIPAALLLGMMDAGGSQMQFDAGVRFQIIDVIKALILFFVSADVIVRKILGARAVDEDKVTLSTGWGG from the coding sequence ATGGCGACAGAACAAACAAGCGATTCGTCTGGCGGGGTGGTAGGCAGGTTGCAGCGTCTATGGCGGGCGGCGAGTGTGCCGCTTTTTTCGGTATTTTTGGCCGCGTTGATTGGCGCCATTCTCCTCTGGTTATCCGGCTCTAACCCCCTCACGGCGTATACAGCCTTGCTACAGGGGGCTTTGGGCAGCGCATCTGGCCTTACCCGCACATTGGAAAAAGCGACGCCGCTGGTCTTTTCCGGTTTGGCTGTCGCTTTTGCGTTTAAGGCGGGTTTGTTCAACATCGGTGGACAGGGGCAGTTGTTGATCGGCGGCATTGTAGCGGGATATTTGGGCTTTGCCATCGAAGGCTTGCCATTTATCATCCACATGCCGTTGGCCTTGTTGGGTGGCGCTCTGGCCGGCGCGCTCTGGGCGGCTGTTGCCGGCGCGTTGAAGGCATACACCGGCGCGCATGAGGTGATCACCACCATCATGCTGAATTATGTCGCCATCAACCTGACCGATTTTCTGGCGAATGGTCCATGGAAAGCGGAGGGGATTATTGCGCGAACGCCGAGAGTATTGGAAACGGCCGTTATTCCCAAATGGGGTTTTGTGCCGGTCGGTTTTCTGATCGCTGTGTTGATGGCTGTTTTGACCCATTATTTGCTGTTCAAAACAACCTGGGGGTACGCCATCCGCACCACCGGTCTGAACGCCGACGCCGCCAAATACGCGGGCATTAAAGTAGGGCGGATCATTGTCTTGACCATGTCGTTTAGTGGGCTTCTAGCTGGCATGGGCGGTTCGGTGGAGACGTTGGGGGTGATCGGGCGTTATCAACCTGGCTTTAATGTAGGGTTGGGGTTTGATGGCATTACCATCGCCCTGCTGGCAAAAACCAACCCGCTGGGGGTAATTCCGGCGGCGCTGCTGCTGGGCATGATGGACGCCGGCGGCAGCCAGATGCAGTTCGACGCCGGGGTACGCTTCCAAATTATTGACGTGATCAAGGCATTGATCCTGTTCTTTGTTTCCGCCGACGTGATTGTGCGCAAGATTTTGGGAGCACGGGCGGTAGATGAAGACAAGGTGACACTGAGCACGGGATGGGGTGGTTAA
- a CDS encoding ABC transporter permease produces MTTTTITKLNNGLKLDAAFFGRVAVVAVAVAALVYYFLHPQQAAAVYASALRQSTPLVLGALCGLIGERTGIINIGIEGQMLMAAFIAFLVNVYSGNLLVAAVAGVLAGAFLGLFLAWMSITLKMDQIIGGTVINILALGLTSFFYVAGLTTKGKLQPIPLGPLADIPLIGPIFFNNAPITYLTIILVFFFQFALFRTVWGLRTRAVGEHPSAADTVGIRVNRMRYLNTTLAGCLSGLAGAYLTLEAVGSFERGMTNGRGFVALAVMIFGKWTPLGSWGAALLFGFATALQTQFQFLGLDFIPHQFVGMFPYVLTIVVLAGFVGRSRPPAAEGKVYDPE; encoded by the coding sequence ATGACGACGACAACGATAACCAAATTAAACAATGGGTTGAAGTTAGACGCCGCCTTCTTTGGGCGCGTGGCGGTGGTGGCCGTGGCTGTGGCGGCGCTGGTGTATTATTTCTTACATCCACAACAGGCAGCGGCCGTTTATGCTTCCGCTTTGCGCCAATCTACACCGCTGGTCCTGGGGGCGTTGTGCGGCCTCATCGGCGAGCGCACCGGCATCATCAACATTGGCATTGAGGGGCAGATGCTCATGGCTGCTTTTATCGCCTTTCTGGTCAATGTCTACAGCGGCAACTTGTTGGTTGCCGCGGTGGCCGGCGTTCTGGCAGGCGCATTTTTAGGGCTGTTTCTGGCCTGGATGTCTATTACCCTGAAAATGGACCAGATCATCGGCGGGACGGTGATCAACATCCTGGCATTGGGTCTGACCAGCTTTTTCTACGTGGCTGGCCTGACCACCAAAGGCAAACTGCAACCCATTCCGTTGGGACCACTGGCAGACATTCCCCTGATCGGCCCTATCTTTTTTAACAACGCACCGATCACCTATTTGACTATCATCCTGGTATTCTTCTTCCAGTTTGCGTTGTTCCGCACGGTGTGGGGACTGCGCACGCGCGCTGTTGGTGAACATCCCAGCGCCGCCGATACGGTGGGCATCCGGGTGAACAGGATGCGTTACCTGAATACCACGCTGGCCGGCTGCCTGTCTGGGTTGGCCGGGGCCTACCTGACTCTGGAGGCGGTTGGCTCGTTTGAACGCGGGATGACCAACGGCCGTGGCTTTGTGGCCCTGGCGGTGATGATTTTTGGCAAATGGACGCCGCTGGGTTCCTGGGGGGCGGCGCTGCTGTTTGGTTTCGCCACCGCTTTGCAGACGCAGTTCCAATTCCTGGGACTGGATTTCATCCCCCACCAGTTTGTCGGCATGTTCCCTTACGTGCTGACCATCGTGGTGCTGGCCGGCTTTGTCGGCCGCTCACGACCACCGGCGGCTGAGGGTAAAGTGTATGACCCTGAATAG
- a CDS encoding ABC transporter ATP-binding protein, protein MSNVDKSTVVLEARGITKRFPGVLANDNVDLMLYKGEVLALLGENGAGKSTLMNMLYGLYHPDEGEIWIKGEKVTLKNPRDAIDRGVGMVHQHFQLVPVMTVAENVILGSEITSRAGILARRAAEQRVNELSQRYGLEVDPSAMVEDLPVGTQQRVEIIKALYRNADILILDEPTAVLTPQEANELFRIMRDLTAQGVSIIFITHKLKEVLAVADHIGVLRGGRLVGIAKPTESTEASLAEMMVGRSVILTVDKEPAQPTDVVLQVENLHVKDDRSHMAVKGVNLEVRAGEIVGIAGVQGNGQRELVEALTGLRKVEDGRITIANVDSTHYTPRQNTELGVAHIPEDREKHGLVMAYTLADNMVLNNYYLEPYARGIMMDKEAIVQHGKQLVEEFDVRPPNALTTAGKLSGGNKQKVIVAREFSRPTKLLIAAQPTRGIDVGSIEFIHNQIVAQRDQGAAVLVVSAELDEVLGLADRVAVMFDGRIVKTLPIEEATRERVGLLMAGSEV, encoded by the coding sequence ATGAGCAACGTAGATAAGTCAACTGTTGTTTTAGAAGCTAGAGGCATTACCAAACGCTTTCCCGGCGTGTTGGCCAACGACAACGTGGATTTAATGCTGTACAAAGGGGAAGTGTTGGCGCTGTTAGGGGAAAATGGTGCGGGTAAAAGCACGCTGATGAACATGCTCTACGGGTTGTATCATCCCGATGAAGGCGAAATCTGGATAAAGGGCGAGAAAGTGACCCTGAAAAATCCGCGCGATGCCATTGATCGCGGCGTGGGCATGGTACACCAACATTTCCAACTCGTGCCGGTGATGACGGTGGCGGAAAATGTGATTCTTGGGTCTGAAATCACCAGTCGGGCAGGCATTCTGGCCCGGCGCGCCGCCGAACAGCGGGTGAACGAACTATCGCAGCGATATGGACTGGAAGTAGACCCATCGGCTATGGTAGAAGATTTGCCCGTCGGCACGCAGCAGCGGGTGGAAATCATTAAGGCATTGTACCGCAATGCCGATATTTTGATTTTGGACGAGCCAACGGCCGTACTGACCCCCCAGGAAGCCAACGAACTGTTCCGCATTATGCGCGACCTGACGGCGCAAGGGGTGTCTATCATCTTTATCACCCACAAGTTAAAAGAAGTGCTGGCTGTGGCCGACCACATTGGCGTCCTGCGCGGCGGGCGATTGGTGGGCATCGCTAAACCAACCGAATCCACCGAAGCCAGTCTGGCCGAAATGATGGTCGGCCGCAGCGTTATCCTGACGGTGGACAAAGAACCGGCCCAACCAACTGACGTGGTGCTACAGGTAGAAAATTTGCACGTGAAAGATGATCGCAGCCATATGGCAGTGAAAGGCGTGAACCTGGAGGTGCGCGCCGGGGAAATTGTGGGCATTGCCGGGGTGCAGGGCAATGGGCAGCGGGAATTGGTAGAGGCGCTGACCGGGCTGCGGAAGGTGGAAGACGGCCGTATCACCATTGCCAACGTAGACAGCACCCATTACACCCCGCGGCAAAACACCGAACTAGGCGTGGCCCACATCCCTGAAGACCGCGAAAAACATGGTCTGGTGATGGCTTATACGCTGGCCGACAACATGGTGCTAAACAATTATTACCTGGAACCGTATGCCAGAGGAATTATGATGGACAAAGAGGCCATTGTGCAACATGGCAAACAGCTTGTTGAGGAATTTGACGTGCGCCCGCCTAATGCCCTGACGACCGCTGGCAAATTATCTGGTGGTAACAAGCAGAAGGTGATTGTGGCCCGCGAATTTTCCCGCCCGACCAAGCTGTTGATTGCCGCGCAGCCGACGCGCGGCATTGATGTGGGTTCCATCGAGTTTATCCACAATCAAATCGTGGCGCAGCGCGACCAGGGGGCGGCGGTATTGGTGGTTTCAGCGGAGTTGGACGAGGTATTGGGGTTGGCGGACCGGGTGGCGGTGATGTTTGACGGCCGTATTGTCAAAACGCTGCCTATAGAAGAAGCCACCCGCGAGCGCGTAGGGCTGTTGATGGCCGGGTCGGAGGTGTGA
- a CDS encoding NUDIX domain-containing protein — translation MQEETVDLRQPEIIFASQPQESVISQLSLDEPEENRWPLLEFRDYVNAFVVNESGEAMVLESFHTGNAWGSWQMIGRYLRPDEDPLTAVQTALLQRTGYTAEQWLYLGTFVADEVEHLGVGHFFCAQRTQLAADLHRTEGDISPDGSVRWVPLKHIKRALLDGRIAVINHAIAATMALVMCDTGC, via the coding sequence ATGCAAGAAGAAACTGTGGATTTGCGTCAACCAGAAATCATCTTTGCTTCGCAGCCACAAGAATCGGTCATTTCGCAGTTGTCTCTGGATGAGCCAGAAGAGAATCGTTGGCCGCTCTTGGAATTTCGTGATTATGTAAACGCTTTCGTGGTGAATGAGTCCGGCGAAGCGATGGTTTTAGAGAGTTTTCATACTGGCAATGCCTGGGGAAGTTGGCAGATGATCGGCCGCTATCTGCGACCTGACGAAGACCCGTTAACGGCCGTACAAACCGCCCTCTTGCAGCGCACCGGCTACACGGCTGAACAATGGCTTTACCTGGGCACGTTTGTGGCCGACGAGGTAGAACACCTGGGGGTAGGCCACTTCTTTTGCGCCCAGCGGACCCAGCTTGCCGCTGATCTCCACCGAACTGAGGGTGACATCAGTCCAGACGGGAGCGTCAGGTGGGTGCCGCTGAAACACATTAAACGCGCTTTGTTAGACGGCCGTATCGCCGTCATCAACCACGCCATCGCCGCGACAATGGCCCTGGTGATGTGTGACACAGGTTGTTGA
- the greA gene encoding transcription elongation factor GreA, whose product MSEESVIYITEEGLTKIKEELAHLTTVRRDEISAKLQIAIAQGDLKENADYHAAKEEQGFNEMRIRDLEDSLRRAKIITDDGPRDRVRVGSKVTVVEVGYDEPETYFIVGAHEANPAEGWISNESPIGSALLGAKKGQRVTALTPSGTITFEIQSIA is encoded by the coding sequence ATGAGCGAAGAGAGTGTTATTTATATAACCGAAGAGGGCCTAACCAAAATCAAAGAAGAGTTGGCGCACCTGACAACGGTGCGCCGCGATGAGATTTCAGCAAAACTTCAAATTGCCATCGCCCAGGGCGACCTAAAAGAAAACGCCGACTATCATGCTGCCAAAGAGGAGCAGGGCTTCAACGAGATGCGCATTCGTGACCTGGAGGATTCCTTGCGGCGGGCCAAGATCATCACCGACGATGGTCCCCGCGACCGGGTGCGGGTTGGCAGCAAAGTGACGGTAGTTGAAGTGGGATATGACGAACCGGAGACTTACTTCATAGTTGGGGCGCATGAAGCCAATCCAGCCGAGGGCTGGATTTCTAACGAATCGCCTATTGGCAGCGCCTTGTTGGGCGCTAAAAAGGGCCAGCGCGTCACGGCGCTGACCCCAAGTGGAACCATTACCTTTGAGATCCAATCTATCGCCTAA
- a CDS encoding winged helix-turn-helix transcriptional regulator: MPIVSTTQSSGFRLAETQRLFACIRAGESASVVGVSGAGKSNLFNHLCDAQTQAAYLGEDAARMIIVRVNFHYAPDFTDRTIYSLILEQLELLDGEADRWGLTPEVFGAVGEQHERLLSAGADSLQVQRHFKLALRPFLSSPAQRHLILLLDQFDDVCREAEPRIFMNLRGLREAYKNRLSYVTFTRDLLPDLAGMDLAREEFYELMALNVIGLRPYTPTDAHSLLQRIASRYDLPVDGVLANRLIRLSGGHAGLLRAAYLAVARHEANCPEADEAAVTTLMQLPGVQMECEKVWRGLSRTEQQMLSTCAHGLPMDVASGVAKRPLQIKGILTLDEPPTIFAPLFAHFARNQEAEWERPFYLDEAARQVWVLNKPKASLSPTEFRLLQALYHRPGEILSNDELLSAGWPHAQEGVSDMALHARISGLRKKIEVDPQNPRFLENLHGQGYKLNLSDHSEFPG, translated from the coding sequence ATGCCCATCGTTAGTACCACACAATCATCAGGCTTCCGTTTGGCAGAAACGCAGCGGTTGTTTGCCTGCATCCGCGCCGGTGAATCGGCTTCGGTTGTTGGCGTCAGCGGCGCGGGTAAATCTAACCTGTTTAACCACCTTTGCGACGCCCAAACCCAGGCAGCCTACCTGGGCGAAGACGCCGCCCGTATGATCATCGTGCGCGTCAATTTCCACTACGCGCCCGATTTTACCGACCGCACCATTTACAGCCTGATCCTGGAACAACTGGAGTTGTTAGACGGCGAGGCGGACCGGTGGGGTCTGACGCCCGAAGTGTTTGGCGCGGTCGGCGAGCAGCACGAGCGTTTGTTGTCGGCTGGCGCCGACTCCTTGCAAGTGCAACGTCATTTTAAATTGGCTTTGCGGCCGTTTCTCTCTTCACCCGCCCAACGCCACCTCATCCTCCTGCTGGACCAGTTCGACGATGTTTGCCGCGAGGCAGAGCCGCGCATTTTTATGAATTTGCGCGGTCTGCGCGAAGCCTACAAGAACCGGCTCTCTTACGTCACCTTCACCCGCGATTTGCTGCCAGACCTGGCCGGTATGGACCTGGCCCGTGAAGAGTTTTATGAGCTGATGGCGCTGAATGTGATCGGCTTACGGCCGTATACCCCCACCGATGCCCATTCCTTGCTGCAACGCATTGCCAGTCGTTATGATCTGCCGGTGGATGGTGTTTTAGCCAATCGCCTAATCCGGCTGTCTGGCGGCCATGCCGGGCTGCTGCGCGCCGCCTACCTGGCTGTGGCCCGCCACGAGGCGAACTGCCCAGAGGCTGATGAGGCTGCTGTAACCACCCTGATGCAGCTCCCTGGGGTGCAAATGGAATGCGAAAAAGTGTGGCGCGGCCTGAGCCGCACGGAACAGCAGATGTTGTCCACTTGCGCCCATGGGCTGCCTATGGATGTGGCGAGCGGGGTGGCGAAACGGCCGTTACAAATCAAAGGTATCCTAACGTTAGACGAGCCGCCCACCATTTTTGCGCCTCTGTTTGCCCACTTTGCCCGAAACCAGGAAGCGGAATGGGAACGGCCGTTTTACCTGGACGAAGCCGCCCGGCAGGTCTGGGTGTTGAATAAACCTAAAGCCAGTCTCAGCCCCACCGAGTTTCGCCTGCTGCAAGCACTCTACCACCGCCCCGGCGAAATTCTGAGCAATGACGAACTGCTCAGCGCGGGCTGGCCTCATGCGCAAGAGGGTGTGTCCGATATGGCCTTGCACGCCCGCATCTCCGGCCTGCGCAAAAAGATCGAAGTAGACCCACAAAACCCCCGTTTTCTGGAAAACCTGCATGGTCAGGGATACAAATTAAACCTGAGTGATCACAGCGAATTTCCGGGATAA